One segment of Microbacterium arborescens DNA contains the following:
- a CDS encoding AAA family ATPase yields the protein MSMTPEQAAWFRDTFTRLIDNVDAALLGKREVVALVLSAMIAEGHVLLEDAPGTGKTSLAKAIAASVQGTSTRIQFTPDLLPSDVTGVTIYDQANKRFEFHRGPVFASIVLADEINRASPKTQSALLEVMEESRVTVDGVAHEVGRPFLVIATQNPIEQAGTYKLPEAQLDRFMIKTSIGYPTLAVSERILVGAVDRNPSASLKPVITTRAVGEMADLAATVHIDPVVARYAAQIVEATREASATRLGVSVRGAIAMIRIAKVYAAAQGRHYVVPDDIKLLALPVWAHRLVLDPEAEFTGTTPETVMNNALADVEAPLARADA from the coding sequence ATGAGCATGACACCCGAGCAGGCAGCGTGGTTCCGCGACACCTTCACGCGCCTGATCGACAACGTCGACGCCGCCCTGCTCGGCAAGCGCGAGGTCGTGGCCCTCGTCCTGTCGGCGATGATCGCCGAGGGGCACGTGCTGCTGGAGGATGCGCCGGGCACGGGCAAGACGAGCCTCGCGAAGGCGATCGCGGCGAGCGTGCAGGGCACGTCGACCCGCATCCAGTTCACGCCCGACCTGCTGCCCTCCGACGTCACCGGCGTCACGATCTACGACCAGGCGAACAAGCGCTTCGAGTTCCACCGGGGGCCTGTGTTCGCCTCGATCGTTCTCGCCGACGAGATCAACCGCGCGTCGCCCAAGACGCAGTCGGCGCTGCTGGAGGTCATGGAGGAGTCGCGTGTCACGGTCGACGGCGTCGCGCACGAGGTGGGCCGCCCGTTCCTCGTCATCGCGACCCAGAACCCGATCGAGCAGGCCGGTACGTACAAGCTGCCCGAGGCCCAGCTCGACCGCTTCATGATCAAGACCTCGATCGGCTATCCGACCCTCGCCGTCTCGGAGCGCATCCTCGTCGGCGCCGTCGACCGCAACCCCTCTGCGAGCCTCAAGCCCGTGATCACCACGCGTGCCGTCGGTGAGATGGCCGACCTGGCCGCGACCGTCCACATCGATCCGGTCGTCGCCCGATACGCCGCGCAGATCGTCGAGGCCACGCGTGAGGCATCGGCGACGCGTCTCGGCGTCTCGGTGCGCGGGGCGATCGCGATGATCCGCATCGCGAAGGTCTACGCCGCGGCGCAGGGACGCCACTACGTCGTGCCCGACGACATCAAGCTGCTCGCCCTTCCGGTGTGGGCTCACCGCCTCGTGCTCGACCCCGAGGC